ACAAATACTTGAGAATCATCAAACAAGAGTTTGTCCTGAATGATGCCCTCAATCAAAGCCTAGTTCGTGACATCTCAGATCAGTACCTCAGGGCAGCTCCACTACAAAATATGGGCGATGCAGGTAAAGAGCCAACTATGTCACCCTCCCCtctggtgtttgtttgtttgttttccaagcTTTCTGCTCTCAACCAGTAAACCTCTCTAAATCCCAACTTAATACAATTCTTCTACAATAGAATGAGGCACATAGCTCCCGGTACAAAACAGAATCTGATCAAAAACAGAAGTTTAGGCCAAATCTGAATGATCTACAAAACAGGTTTCTGTCTTCGAAAGAATGAAGTGGAGTGCAAAGCTGCGTGATGCACTATCTCCTTGGTGCTTTCAGATGGGTCTTCTTGCCctaattttaaagatgaggaaatagaGTCTCAGAACTAGTAAATGACGTACTCAAATTTACCCAGAAGCCAATGGGAAGAATTCCTCTCCATTAGAGAAAGCCTATACATCAAAGTTACAACTAAAACTTTTATATCAACTTCCTAAACTTCATTTTAGGTCATTATGATCTTGTGAATTATCAAAGTGCAGGGTTTTATCCCACCAATGTAATTACAAGAGTTCTGACAAATACTTATTCAGCCTCCAAACATTTAATATTCAACacaggaaatttttaaatattaacctGATATTTACCTGCCTGGTAAATGTGATACATACTGTGAAGGATCCAAAGAAGAATAGTATTGCATGCCAGACTTCATGTATACCATAGTTGGGTACCTAactacataacacacacacacacaatctcacaATCTGTATAAACTCctgattttccttctctttcacagTGAAATTTGACATGGGGGTCTACATGACATCAGACGATTCTATACTTCCTGTAACTTTAAGAATCTCACAAACTCCACTGTTTGTGAGTGCCCAGAATGAAGATGAACCTGTGCTGCTAAAGGTCAGTTGTCCTAAGTCTCCAATTTACTCTCCTTTACATCCCACACATTTATAAATGATCCCAAAAGGTGACACACTCCTCTTCTCTTGCTACTACAACCCCAACCTATCCATGCCACCCCCATCTGAATTCTCACCCAGCCTCTGAGGCGATCCTAGGCAGGGTCTGTGGAAGGGGATAATGGAGGTGGCAAGAGTAAATATGTGAAAaagtgttttcttccttttccctgcCATACCTGAGCCTTATTTACCTCCCATGCCTGCACAACCATTCTTTCTATCCATCTTTTATGACATCATCTGTGACCTACTAGGCTTTACATCAGTGGAGCCTGCCTTCAAGAAATTCAAATAAGCCAACTGTTATCAGAGAGGGTTAGTCACTAGACAATTGGCACAGAGCAAAAGCTGGGTTCCAATACTCAAACTCTGGCCCTCCGACTCCAGTGCCTCTCCCTTATCATTGGTGTCAGCATCACCCCTCACCCCAACCCCATCTCCAATCCcaccttgcctctcaaatacacagacacacacaagcatGCCCAAAATAGCACTAGTTTTCTCCACTAATAAGTAGTTGACTCCTATTCAGTAAACGTATAACCCAAAGGCTCTTATCCCCAACTAGAATTTATGTGATGTATGTGTTTCTCTCCCTGgtcaagtaaaatgaaagtaatgTCTACAGAGGAGGGCAGTAGCTTCATCCCTTAATTCATCCAATAAGCATTATTTAGGGAGTGCCATCTATTTTGTCATGCACACTGCGAACTGCTATGTGGACAAGTGTGAGTCAAAGTCCCTAGGTATTAGAATTTAGCCATCTGGGGGACAGAGACAATAGAGAAGCCAAACAATCAACAAAAGCTGTAAGAtgctctttcaaacaaagaagGTGCTAAAATGGGGGAAATGAGAGAATGCTATTTAGATAGAGTAGCAAAGGCAGAGCTCTGTGTTAGATGAGAGCTACTGATAGGAGGGAGCAGGCCATGTGAAAGGGTGGACGGGGCATTCTAAATGGAAGGCTTGGAAGGGTCTGAGCGCACCCAGGCACTAGAGCACCAAGAGCAGGAAGGCCAGATTCAAGGATCAGTAGAAGTAATCTCGAACTGGAGCTTTGTCAGAAGTAAGATATGCAGAGGCTGCACAGCTCACATTCGGATTCCATTTGAGGTGCAATGAAAAGCCACTAAAAACTTCAGACAGTTCAGTGTCCTGACCTCATTTGATGTCCTACAACAGACAGCACATCAAAAGGAAAACAACGAAGAAAGCAGAAAGCCCGATTAAGAGTCATGTGGGTGGAGTAAGGAAAACAGGCGAAGAGAAATAGAAGTTGGATTATTATAGAGATTGAACaacaggggaagaggaggagctccAATTACTGAGATGGAAAAACCTAGGAGAGGAATGTGTTTAGTAAAAAAATTCTTGCTGACATGGAAACACTCAAACAAGCTTCAAAAAGATATTTGCTTGCTTTACATTTAAAAGAGTAGGACATAAACATCTCAATTtggaatttgaaatttatttttccaataaaGTATTGTTAGATTCTATTCCCACTCACAGGAAAAGTACAGTCTAAAGAGATTTTGTTGAAAGGTTTCAGCAACTTGTACACCTGAAAAgttttgtctgtgtgtctgtgtctgtgtgtgtgtgtgtgtgtgtttaaccttCAACTGTTGactaaaacacagaaataaatgtcATCTAAATACTAAATAGTTTTCTTGAAGATAGGATTTGCACAGTTAGCAAGCAAAATCCCTAGAGGTCTTAGAATCACCAGTGGCATATTTGATGCAAAATGCCTTTTGCCTATGTTTAAGGCAGGACACAAACTGTTTCACACCTGCCTGCATAGATACATTCAAACACTAGTGTCATTGGCAATCTTCCTGACTGATTTAGATTTCTTTCTGGTTAACTAAGAAAATCAGCTCTTATAAATAGACCAAGCCATACGTCTAATAGGCATGTGATAAATGCttgatgaatgaacaaatgaatgtagAGCCTAGCTCATCATATCACAGTCATGGTCCTAAAGTGTCGTCTCTCCTGAAGGCCAAATGCCAGGACGTCCTTTTTCTAGCACCTCCTTGATCTCTAAGAGAATTCTGTTCTCTTTGCACAGGAAATGCCTCAGACACCCAGGATCATCACAGACAGCGAGAGTGACATCCTCTTCTTCTGGGAAAGTCAAGGCAATAAGAACTACTTCAAGTCAGCAGCCAACCCACAGCTGTTTATCGCCACAAAGCCAGAACATCTGGTGCACATGGCAAGGGGGTTACCTTCGATGACTGAGTTTCAGATCTCATAAAACCAGCCTTAGCTCTGGAAGTCCACTCACTAGTGAAGTGTTGACCATCTGTATGTACCGTGTACATGAAGAAGCCAGTCTTCACTCTTAGTCATTTGCTGAGCATGTGCTGAGCCTGCATAATTCTGCATGAATGTTTCCCCTCTTCATAAGAGAGAAGCCAAGTCTAATGGAACCAACACTAACATATAATGTTGTTTGTTGTTGAAAGATCACCCTATACTTTGTACAGTGCCaatcattttaattattgttCCTGATAACTACCTTAGGAGGACCAGGGCTACTGACTATGGCTACCAAAAAGATTCTACCCATATTACAGATGGGTTAGCTAAGGCATAATAAAACTAACAGATACACATAATGATAGAATGAGAAGCTACACAGAATATCATTTCGACTATTTGCCTTCTGCTTTTAAGACTGTTAGATCCTTAGTCAAATAGCATAAGTTCCTGGAACCtcagttttattgttttcaagATGGAAGAAATAAAACCTACATTGTTCCTGCCTTAATGGTTCTTTGTGTCAATCAGTGAGGTCATTTTGTTAAAATACTGCTTGAAGCTGAgcttcaaggaaaaaaatgtaatcttatttttaagttatttatatatatatgtatttataaatgtatttaagataataataactattattatatttatagcaGTTTCTTGAATAGTCTTGAGTTTGACTAGGCAACCTTAACAATAGTGCACAGTGTTTTCTAGACAGAATGAGTCTGTTCTACTTACATGAGAATACTTTGATCCAAGTTGTACTTTATACATAGCCAAGAAGCTCTCAGTTCTGGTACTGGAGACCCTGTACTTATGataataaattatttgtaatttatttgaatgtttgagCTGATAACTGGGCCAATATTTCACTCTTCTGCCCTTAAACTTATCTTCACATTCTTCTGTCACTCATTTTACCTGTAGTCAAATCATACTAGACAAAAGTGGATGAACTTAACTTTGGCAACCATTGCATTCAAAGTTTCATTTCTGGGATGTAATTAGGGCTTCTAGTTTCTAAAAATTGACATCAAAACATAGTGTTACCTTTTATCTGCAATAATGATTGATTTGTTATTATCAACCAAAATTGAATAAACCTCAAAAAAATAACTGATATGTAGTTATTTGTTGTATTCATCATTATATTGTTGTTTTTATCATTATATTACTTCATGGTAACTATGGACAAATGGTAAAATTCACATAAATACACTTACTGTTACTTTACCAAGATTTTATAGTTTTCTCTCCACTTTGCTAACTGCCAGTATGtataaatagcattttaaaagataatattctcagggccagtgctgtagccttagtatggcgccagcatcctagatgggtactggttcaaatcctcctcttccaatccaactctctgcttatggcctgggaaaacagtggaagatggctcaggtgtttgggcccctgcatccatgtgggagaccagggggaggctcttggctcctggctttagatcggcccaattccagtcattgcagccatctggggagtgaaccagaggatggaaaatctttctgtctctccctctctctatctgtaaccctacctcacaaataaataaataaaatctttttaaacaagataatattctcagggccagtgctgtgacgtagcaggtaaagcctccacctacagtgccaacatcccatatgagcgttggttcgagccccggctgctccacttctgatccagctccctgctgtggcctgggaaagcagtagaagatggcccaagtccttgggcccctgcacccacgtgggagacccagaggaagctcctgacttctggcttcggatcagtgcggctccagccattgcagccaattggggagtgaaccagaagatggaagacctctctctctctctgcctctccttctctctctctgtaactctttcaaataaatatatctttaaaaaaaaaaagataatattctCAGGTTCAGCTAAAattcatattacatatatatCATGTATgcttttatacatatacatatatatttacatgtatacAAACTCATACACAGAGAACTATGTTAAAAAACAactaatggggccggcgccgcggcttaacaggctaatcctccgccttgcagcgccggcacaccaggttctagtcccagtcggggcaccggattctatcccggttgcccctcttctaggccagctctctgctatggcccgggaaggcagtggaggatggcccaagtgcttgggccctgcacccacatgggagaccaggagaagcacctggctcctggcttcagatcagcacaatgcgccggccacagcggccattggagggtgaaccaacagcaaaaaaaggaatacctttctctctctctctctctcactatccactctgcctgtcaaaaaaaaaaaaaaaaaaactaatggaagAGAGTGTCCAGTTGAGTGGTTAACACACCACTTAGGATACCCACACttcagagtgccaggttcaatgccagcctcaaactccagactccagcttcttgctaatgtagaacctgggaggcagtagagatAGCTCAAGGTAGTCAAGCAATTGGTTTCCTGCAAAccccatggaagacttggattgagttactgGTTCCCAGATTTATCCCCTTGGCCACTAAaggtatttgggcagtgaagcaaCAAAgaggattcctctctctctctctctcccccctcacaaataaaataaataaattctttgaaaaacaacCAATTAATCCATTTGGAAAGCCCGGATACAAGATATCTTGAGTTGGAAAAAAGTGAAAATCTAGGGGGCTTGGGAATTAAATGTGGaataatgggaaaaaaaggaagaagtaatTCAAAATGACCCTATTTCCTGGAACTAGAGACTTAGAAATATGGTAGAAATATGAAGTTCTTCTCCATTCCAGGATGAAGTatgataaatacaattttagataCATATCTGAGCTACTACCAGGATACCCAAGTGCAAAAGTCAAGTGGGCAGATGATAAGGGATTTGGAACTCAGAAGTTAAGACTAGATGTGGATTTGGAAGATATCGGCACGCATGCAGTAGGTAAAATCCTAAAAGTGccatgaaagagagaaaagaagaaacgcATATGGTGAACACTGAGGCTGTCCATACAGTCATCATCTCCCCTTCTTCCTTACTAATAGAAACTTGATTTTCAAAATCAACACACCTTGCCTTTGAGAATGAATCTAATTGGTTTAAGATGATATTCTATTCTCCCATGCTTAAGTCCTGTTAATTTAATCCTGTCTAGTGAGATGTCCATATGTTGGGAGTAACTTCTGGAAAAGATTTTCTACCCTGATAAAAGAGAGAGCTCTATAGAACAAGGTCCTTTTTCCCGCCTCCCTCTTCCATTAGACATGTTCGTGGACTTGGAACTGTGGTCACTGACCTGTAACAATGGGGACAGCACCATCACATGTGAGGAAGGCAGAACAGAGAAGAACCAGCATCTCTAACAATACTGTTACACTAAGAACCGACCTccatattttaagaatataaaaaaagttgttattattattatttttttgacaggcagagtggacagtgagagagaggccatcctccactgcactcccgggccacagcagagagctggcctggaagaggggcaaccgggacagaatccggcgccccgacgggactagaacccagcgtgccagtgccgcaaggcggaggattagcctagtgagccgcggcgccgactgttattattattaaactactTTCATTTGGTTTGCTATTACTGGAAGCCAACTCAGTCTAACTGATAGAGTTCATAGAAACTTGGTCTCATGTTTGTTTTACCTTATTATTTCTAGAAGCAACTACTTTACTAGAATTTCCTTACCTAAGTATGGCTACAGGAAGACTAAGACCTGCTTTCTAGTTGTCCTTTGGTTTTAAgacttaagaaatattttaactttaatatatatatatttttttatttttattttattttattttttttttgacaggcagaatggatagtgagagagagagagacagagagaaaggtattcctttgctgttggttcaccctccaatggccgctgtggctggcgcatcgtgctgatccgaagccaggagccaggtgcttctcctggtctcccatgcgggtgcagggctcaagcacttgggccatcctccactgccttcccgggccatcgcagagagctggcctgaaagaggggcaaccgggatagaatccggcgccccaaccgggactagaacctggtgtgccggcgctgcaaggcggaggattagcctgttaagccacggcaccggcctttaatatatcttaatattttaataagtgAAAACAAAATCATGAGCAAGCatacaaatttaagaaattttaacaatttaaatttaagaaattttaacaatttaaatttaagaaatcttaaaaaatgtaatagTTGCTCAGTCTGTGATCAGAAGTGAAATATTGAATCATTGTAGAGATATCTTAAAGTATTATTCCCCCAGAGCCAACTGTCCATCATCCTTTACCCCACCTCCCTCACTGCCTAAGTAGCAAGAAGTTCACCACAATGATGATATTCAACAGCCTTACCACTGGACTTGTTAGAATCTATTTCTTCTGTTAACATCTTACATACCAGCTTCCAAATTAAGGAGTATAGAACCAAATCCCTAAAGCCCAAGGTTCAAAAGCAAAAAGCCAAAAGATGTTTCCCTGCCACTGAGTCACTACCCCCTCGACATTGAAAGCTAACTTCACTTGAACTTTTAGGAGTGATGGAATTGTTGGGATAGCAATAAATATCATGATATAAAACATGTTTGTGTGTCTATATATAATCCTTGATTGTGTGATGACTTTGAGTCCATATGCATTTGTAAGAATTGTCCTCTAAGATCCGAACCAGCATTGACTTGTGAATATCTTCTATAAAATAATTACCCAAAATTGAGGATAGGATCTAAGATACAGTCAGGCTAGCATAGCCTACAATGagatcttttctttcttattttggaTGTTATACTTTTAAGGCAGCCCAAGCATTAGTTTCTGTTCATTCATATATTTGTAGCCAGCTAAGACCAACAGGTTCTCAGCTAAGTTCAGAACTTTAAATGTAGCCCTGTGAAATTTAATCTTGTTAATTTGGCCTCAAGATCTTTC
The window above is part of the Lepus europaeus isolate LE1 chromosome 13, mLepTim1.pri, whole genome shotgun sequence genome. Proteins encoded here:
- the IL1A gene encoding interleukin-1 alpha isoform X2; amino-acid sequence: MAKVPDLFEDLKNCFSENEEYSSAIDHLSLTQSFYDASYEPLHEGCVNKVVSLSTSETSVSPNLTFQENVVAVTASGKILKKRRLSLNQPITDVDLEANVSDPEEGIIQPRSVPSIFQRNMRYKYLRIIKQEFVLNDALNQSLVRDISDQYLRAAPLQNMGDAVKFDMGVYMTSDDSILPVTLRISQTPLFVSAQNEDEPVLLKEMPQTPRIITDSESDILFFWESQGNKNYFKSAANPQLFIATKPEHLVHMARGLPSMTEFQIS
- the IL1A gene encoding interleukin-1 alpha isoform X1, whose amino-acid sequence is MAKVPDLFEDLKNCFSENEEYSSAIDHLSLTQKSFYDASYEPLHEGCVNKVVSLSTSETSVSPNLTFQENVVAVTASGKILKKRRLSLNQPITDVDLEANVSDPEEGIIQPRSVPSIFQRNMRYKYLRIIKQEFVLNDALNQSLVRDISDQYLRAAPLQNMGDAVKFDMGVYMTSDDSILPVTLRISQTPLFVSAQNEDEPVLLKEMPQTPRIITDSESDILFFWESQGNKNYFKSAANPQLFIATKPEHLVHMARGLPSMTEFQIS